In Hahella sp. KA22, one genomic interval encodes:
- a CDS encoding diguanylate cyclase domain-containing protein — MSLRLRTLLSLSFAGVVIATTAVVSAIVDYEASHRLQKELDRQFIGAASQLAEDLDRGIYARLRDIINVSSLPTMRHLREGQEEERRNILEALKRTQEYYAWIGFTDENGVVLQATNGLMEGLNVASQSWWLGGEAGPYVGDIRSLRQDAINNPGFTTKLSNFIEIAAPVRNGQGLVIGVLGAYVSWDWASEQAANVLRHQSQKFELLVVSQQNRVILGPDSLLALDIHLPDSPRANAIGLIQWPDSERYLTGFADTKGFRSFKGLGWTVVARQQADTALEPIRQLRTVIWRWGAIIAAAFALVGWGIAEQISRPLKSLAASARQIKDGARLIAFRMQQSAPQEIHFLSDALGDMMQQLKSRETALQRQYAELDMLYEGAPIGIVIVDQTMHCLRMNVKLAEWSGLQNTVVHGRTVTELASELLGQFETPLSQTLLSGSPSYNAEAVIEGKANEVERHFLAACLPLFEDEQSGPAGAALLISEMTAQRQAEYFATHDSLTGLANRRFLTAYLFQELAMARRRKRKLALLYLDLDRFKAVNDTYGHDAGDALLKEVAFRLKNICRESDLISRLGGDEFVIVALDHKNLNNSARLAKSVVISLSRPYILGGVHIHTSPSIGIAIYPDDADDETTLLRYADEAMYEAKKSSPGQYRYYSLIKPGLLEAKGGSDSVA; from the coding sequence ATGAGCTTAAGGTTAAGGACCCTGCTCTCCCTCAGCTTCGCCGGGGTGGTCATCGCGACGACCGCCGTGGTGAGCGCTATTGTCGACTATGAAGCTTCTCACCGCCTGCAAAAAGAACTGGATCGCCAGTTTATCGGCGCCGCGTCGCAACTGGCCGAAGACCTGGATCGGGGAATATACGCAAGGCTGCGGGATATCATCAACGTCTCCAGTCTTCCCACCATGCGCCATTTGCGGGAAGGCCAGGAGGAGGAACGCCGTAATATTCTGGAGGCGCTGAAAAGAACCCAGGAATATTACGCCTGGATCGGATTCACCGACGAAAACGGCGTCGTACTGCAGGCCACCAATGGTTTGATGGAAGGGCTGAATGTCGCGAGTCAGTCCTGGTGGCTGGGTGGAGAAGCCGGTCCTTATGTGGGCGACATTCGCAGCCTGCGCCAGGACGCCATCAATAACCCCGGCTTCACGACCAAGCTTTCCAATTTCATTGAGATAGCCGCCCCAGTTCGCAACGGACAAGGGTTGGTCATCGGCGTGCTGGGCGCCTATGTGAGCTGGGATTGGGCCTCAGAGCAGGCGGCAAATGTCTTGCGTCACCAGAGCCAAAAATTCGAGTTATTGGTTGTCTCCCAGCAAAACCGCGTCATCTTGGGGCCAGACTCCCTGCTCGCCCTGGACATCCATTTGCCGGATTCGCCTAGAGCCAACGCGATTGGGTTGATTCAATGGCCAGACAGCGAACGCTATCTCACAGGGTTCGCCGACACCAAAGGCTTTCGCAGCTTCAAAGGCCTGGGGTGGACCGTGGTGGCGCGTCAGCAGGCGGACACCGCGCTAGAGCCGATCCGCCAGCTACGCACGGTTATCTGGCGGTGGGGCGCGATCATCGCCGCGGCATTCGCCCTGGTCGGCTGGGGCATCGCTGAGCAAATCTCCCGTCCGTTGAAATCTCTCGCGGCTTCCGCCCGTCAGATCAAGGACGGCGCGCGTCTGATCGCCTTTCGCATGCAGCAATCAGCGCCCCAGGAAATTCACTTTTTGAGCGATGCATTGGGCGACATGATGCAGCAGTTGAAGTCCAGGGAAACGGCATTGCAACGCCAATATGCGGAATTGGATATGCTCTATGAAGGCGCGCCTATTGGTATCGTCATTGTCGACCAGACCATGCACTGCCTGCGCATGAATGTGAAACTCGCTGAGTGGAGCGGGCTGCAAAATACCGTTGTGCACGGACGTACGGTCACTGAGCTTGCGTCGGAACTTCTGGGGCAGTTTGAAACGCCGCTTTCACAAACACTGCTATCGGGATCCCCTTCCTACAACGCCGAAGCCGTGATCGAGGGCAAGGCGAATGAGGTAGAGAGACACTTCCTCGCCGCCTGCCTGCCTCTCTTCGAAGATGAACAAAGCGGTCCCGCCGGCGCCGCGCTGCTTATTTCAGAGATGACCGCACAGCGTCAGGCGGAATATTTCGCGACGCATGACTCACTGACAGGGCTCGCCAATCGGCGTTTCCTGACCGCCTACTTATTTCAGGAACTCGCCATGGCCCGCCGCCGCAAACGCAAGCTGGCGCTACTCTATCTGGACCTGGATCGTTTCAAAGCAGTCAACGATACCTATGGCCACGACGCCGGGGACGCACTGTTGAAAGAAGTCGCATTTCGCCTCAAAAACATCTGCCGTGAGTCCGACCTGATTTCGCGCCTGGGCGGAGACGAATTCGTCATCGTCGCCCTTGACCACAAGAACCTCAACAACTCCGCCCGCCTCGCCAAAAGCGTCGTCATCAGCCTGTCGCGCCCTTATATCCTCGGCGGCGTCCATATCCACACCTCCCCCAGCATCGGCATCGCCATCTATCCAGACGACGCCGACGACGAAACCACCCTGCTCCGCTACGCCGACGAAGCCATGTACGAAGCCAAAAAATCCAGCCCCGGCCAATACCGTTACTACTCGCTGATCAAACCAGGATTACTGGAAGCTAAGGGTGGGTCGGATTCTGTGGCTTGA
- a CDS encoding putative Ig domain-containing protein: MTAIRSKSWIVTAGLVLFVAGLLGGVARAEESLCAVVKMELSQELTVERQAFEATMRVTNSLDAFALENIKIAIQFSDDAGNSVIASSDPNHSSAKFFIKLDQHQGINSVLSGANGAITDGKIDPAQVGELRWLIIPTKNSGGADGQGKLYYVGATLNLTYGGKSETLQVAPDTIVVKPQPDILLDYFLTREVNGDNPFTTPIEPAEPYTLGVRISNRGGGAAHKVKIESAQPKIIDNQHQLLVDFKITGSYLDDKPADKTLLIDFGDIPAKSNRVGRWIMESSLTGAFTELTAKMTHADELGGALTSLLQAPVTHLLVHDVKVDLPGRDNITDFLAHEGAGYKVYESESLGVENPVCNDCTDVKTLSGALGGEQSGGGSVRRVLTVGAMEGLAYIKISDPYLGDKALTRVVRGDGKALPVSNFWLSKTLKEDKINYDYYLNLFDSLSSSSDTKYTLEFGGAAQVNLPPVIQHISDRTTYETGQVGFLVQSSDPNKTTPTLTVLNPPSGATFNAKGDGTGTFNWFPQRGQAGTYIVNFEATDGALKAAKSVKIVVNPENDRDGDGMDDAWEIEHFGDLSRDGTDDYDHDGILDLAEFLNGGDPKNPPTGPQPPELDTPAYDAEVATAAPVLKVKNGAHQDGAYSYRFEVYRDKALKQKVATMAGVAEGVATTEAVIADDKLEPGVTLSDNAEYYWRARLEGAEANSDWVNGRFFLNSANDAPGEFAIAFPASESVVASVRPTLVVNNSVDVDRDALNYSFYVYAESDASFSSPVAQVTGLNPGIGGKTSWQVSELLEENGVYLWIAKVTDEHGAVATSEAASFIVSTLNEAPAAPRIAAPENGAVTADVVLDLQVHNAVDPERNDLSYFFELDTVETFNSAEKKASGAITETQQTTSWRVEGLVEDKVYYWRVKAYDGLSFSPWISVSFTVDAENLAPPAPTLNNPADGAWVEVARPALSVHPVNDPDGDAVTYRFELYADAELKNRIMARQSAEAIWTPDADLSDNATYWWRAQAIDAQDTAGPWSAAQSFFVNVDGVNDEPTFAFVLPKENQVLSGGVVAIQWTDADPDSAAKITLLANGVVIADNIEEDLDGDGDKYTWSLDGLADGVYTLSALIKDEANQVSVAACCTVTKQSNSAPVIVSLPPSLETEEGSAKTVDIQISLGRKPEAGKSVLINLSLSDASEGLLLTENYLQFTETSWNLPQTVSVRGVDDCEPDGEIAYKLILAPAVSDDPVYSGYDVDDVTLYNLDDEQPGQKLVVCSVEVTDQVVNGGRIQARVWPTVTNYGAAMQDVTATASVKAGADLSILDATSVTFPVIYQGLKAQSNQGVLVDAPASANGLVDYSALRWSLTPGTPYTQTDGDDGDNNLQGTDGDDELQGRGGNDLIAGGDGADTIIGGVGADIMLGGNGDDRFLIEGRDIYADLFIGGEGYDRIVGGSGDDVVRLSTYGVFAPEYGDEASVEEIDGGAGYNLIEGTEGADRIVLTHTLLKNIARIDGLGGDDLIEGSAGADLIVGGPGADILKGGKGDDSFMITAGDADADSIDGGEGIDQILGTPENDLIRLTSVANIEMVDGRGGQDKIVGTYQNDLLDFRGATLLGITEINAGSGDDVVYGTAGADVIVGEAGDDRLYGGGGNDRFIVRGASQAGDRFDGGEGFDVLEGGAGDDEFKFALVKSGDPESQLVSIERIDGGGGRNLITGTKGYGTTDYLDLSQIELVGITSIDLYSGDDIVIGSSGADVINGDSGNDRLHGRGGNDHLNGGSANDELYGDEGDDYLNGGAGNDVMYGGSDNDTFVLNGGDEGVDIFIGGEGFDVILGTDGDDMIRIPAPKDGDSKSVLDVEKIDLGKGGNLLIGADGYNGNDALDFSSVELIGVSRIETRNGADVVIGSRASDYIDGGLRDDQLHGGAGADTLIGGRGNDRLYGDEGEDILQGGEDDDYLEGGLDADVYVFSPNDGSDTINDVNDEGQNRIVIVGGVTAEQVWFRRSGSSLVVEILGYGKNDRMVIEGWYDAAVKPVREIKLDQATISGDDISALADLMSGYSAPSSGHLTVSDSEWETIKASINAKWR; encoded by the coding sequence ATGACAGCGATTCGAAGTAAGTCGTGGATCGTGACGGCGGGGTTGGTTTTGTTCGTGGCGGGGCTGCTGGGTGGCGTTGCGCGGGCGGAGGAGTCGCTGTGTGCGGTGGTGAAGATGGAGCTCTCCCAGGAATTGACGGTGGAGCGGCAGGCCTTTGAGGCGACGATGCGGGTGACCAATAGCCTGGATGCGTTCGCTTTGGAGAATATCAAGATTGCGATTCAGTTCAGCGATGATGCGGGTAATTCGGTCATTGCTTCCTCTGATCCGAATCACAGCTCGGCGAAGTTTTTCATCAAGCTGGATCAGCATCAGGGGATCAACTCCGTCTTGTCAGGGGCGAACGGCGCCATTACCGATGGTAAGATCGACCCCGCTCAAGTCGGCGAGCTGCGCTGGCTGATCATCCCCACCAAAAACTCCGGCGGCGCTGACGGGCAGGGCAAGCTCTATTATGTTGGCGCAACCCTCAATCTGACATACGGCGGTAAATCCGAGACCCTGCAGGTGGCGCCGGATACGATCGTTGTCAAACCACAGCCCGACATACTGCTCGACTACTTCCTGACCCGGGAAGTGAATGGCGACAACCCATTCACGACGCCAATTGAACCGGCGGAGCCATACACCCTTGGCGTGCGTATCTCCAACCGGGGCGGCGGCGCGGCGCATAAAGTCAAAATCGAATCGGCGCAGCCCAAAATTATCGACAACCAGCATCAGTTGCTGGTGGACTTCAAAATCACTGGCAGCTATCTGGATGACAAGCCAGCGGATAAAACCCTGCTGATCGACTTTGGCGATATTCCCGCCAAGAGCAATCGTGTCGGGCGCTGGATCATGGAGTCTTCCCTGACGGGCGCCTTCACGGAACTGACCGCCAAGATGACCCATGCCGACGAACTGGGCGGCGCCCTGACGTCTTTGCTGCAGGCCCCGGTCACACATCTATTGGTGCACGACGTTAAAGTTGATTTGCCTGGGCGCGACAATATTACGGATTTTCTTGCGCATGAAGGCGCTGGCTACAAAGTGTATGAATCTGAGTCATTGGGCGTCGAGAATCCGGTGTGTAACGACTGCACAGACGTCAAGACTTTGAGTGGCGCTCTTGGCGGCGAGCAGAGCGGTGGCGGTTCCGTCAGACGCGTGTTGACCGTTGGCGCGATGGAAGGGCTGGCGTACATCAAGATCAGTGATCCCTACCTGGGCGACAAGGCCTTGACGCGAGTAGTGCGCGGCGATGGCAAAGCGCTGCCAGTGAGTAACTTCTGGCTGTCCAAAACCCTGAAAGAAGACAAGATCAACTACGACTATTACTTGAACCTGTTTGATAGCCTGTCCTCGTCCAGCGACACCAAATATACGCTGGAATTTGGCGGCGCCGCGCAGGTAAATTTACCACCAGTTATTCAACATATCAGCGATCGCACGACCTATGAAACCGGTCAGGTCGGCTTTCTGGTGCAATCCAGCGACCCCAATAAAACCACACCGACGTTAACCGTTCTGAATCCTCCCAGCGGAGCCACCTTTAATGCCAAAGGCGACGGTACTGGGACATTTAACTGGTTCCCACAGCGTGGACAAGCTGGAACCTACATAGTTAACTTTGAAGCCACCGATGGCGCCTTGAAAGCGGCCAAATCCGTGAAAATCGTGGTGAATCCTGAAAATGATCGCGATGGCGACGGCATGGACGACGCCTGGGAGATAGAGCATTTCGGTGACCTTTCCCGTGATGGAACCGATGACTATGACCATGATGGCATATTAGATCTGGCGGAGTTTCTGAATGGCGGCGATCCCAAGAATCCCCCCACGGGACCGCAGCCTCCAGAGCTGGACACGCCCGCCTATGACGCGGAAGTAGCTACCGCCGCTCCCGTATTGAAGGTGAAAAACGGCGCACATCAGGATGGCGCCTATAGCTATCGATTCGAGGTATACCGCGATAAGGCCCTGAAGCAAAAAGTAGCGACGATGGCTGGCGTAGCTGAGGGCGTCGCAACCACGGAGGCGGTTATCGCCGATGACAAACTGGAGCCGGGCGTCACGCTCAGCGACAACGCGGAATACTACTGGCGCGCCCGCCTGGAAGGCGCTGAAGCCAACAGCGACTGGGTGAATGGACGCTTCTTCCTGAACTCCGCGAATGATGCGCCGGGCGAATTCGCCATTGCTTTTCCCGCCAGTGAGTCTGTGGTCGCCTCCGTAAGGCCTACCTTGGTTGTTAATAACAGCGTTGACGTGGACCGGGATGCGTTGAACTACAGCTTTTATGTGTATGCGGAATCCGACGCGAGCTTCTCCAGCCCGGTGGCGCAGGTGACGGGCTTGAATCCCGGCATCGGCGGCAAGACTTCCTGGCAGGTCTCTGAATTACTGGAAGAGAATGGCGTCTATCTATGGATCGCCAAGGTCACCGACGAGCATGGCGCTGTCGCCACCAGCGAAGCCGCCAGCTTTATCGTCAGCACATTGAATGAAGCGCCGGCGGCCCCGCGTATCGCAGCGCCAGAGAACGGCGCGGTGACGGCGGATGTCGTCCTGGACTTGCAAGTGCACAACGCGGTTGATCCTGAGCGTAACGACCTGAGCTACTTCTTTGAACTGGATACGGTCGAGACATTCAACAGCGCGGAGAAGAAAGCGTCCGGCGCGATAACGGAAACGCAGCAAACCACCTCCTGGCGGGTAGAAGGTCTGGTGGAGGACAAGGTCTATTACTGGCGTGTGAAAGCCTATGACGGGCTGTCATTCAGTCCCTGGATTAGCGTCTCTTTCACCGTTGACGCCGAGAATCTCGCGCCTCCCGCGCCGACCCTGAATAATCCGGCGGATGGCGCCTGGGTTGAAGTCGCCAGACCAGCCCTGTCTGTGCATCCGGTTAATGATCCGGACGGCGATGCGGTGACCTATCGTTTCGAGCTGTACGCCGATGCTGAACTAAAGAACAGAATCATGGCGCGTCAGAGCGCCGAAGCTATCTGGACGCCGGATGCTGATCTGTCTGATAACGCAACCTACTGGTGGCGGGCGCAGGCGATTGACGCCCAAGACACAGCGGGTCCATGGAGCGCGGCGCAAAGTTTCTTTGTGAATGTGGATGGCGTCAATGACGAGCCGACTTTCGCTTTTGTTCTGCCGAAGGAAAACCAGGTTCTGTCCGGCGGCGTGGTCGCGATTCAATGGACCGACGCCGACCCGGACAGCGCGGCGAAGATTACTTTGCTTGCGAATGGCGTCGTCATTGCCGACAACATAGAGGAAGATCTGGATGGGGACGGTGATAAATACACCTGGAGCCTGGATGGTCTGGCGGACGGGGTTTATACGCTCAGCGCGTTGATTAAAGACGAGGCGAATCAGGTCTCTGTAGCCGCCTGTTGTACGGTGACCAAGCAGTCCAACTCTGCGCCGGTTATCGTCTCACTGCCGCCTTCGTTGGAAACGGAAGAAGGCAGTGCGAAAACGGTCGATATCCAGATTTCTCTGGGGCGAAAGCCGGAAGCGGGCAAAAGTGTGCTGATCAATCTCAGCCTGTCCGACGCCAGCGAAGGCCTGTTATTAACGGAGAACTATCTGCAATTCACCGAGACCAGCTGGAACTTGCCGCAGACCGTCAGTGTCAGAGGCGTGGACGACTGTGAACCGGACGGTGAGATCGCCTACAAATTGATCCTGGCTCCAGCGGTCAGTGACGACCCAGTGTACAGCGGTTATGACGTGGACGACGTGACCCTCTACAACCTGGACGATGAACAACCCGGGCAGAAGCTGGTGGTCTGCTCTGTTGAAGTGACTGATCAAGTCGTCAATGGAGGCAGAATACAGGCGCGGGTCTGGCCCACCGTGACTAATTATGGCGCGGCGATGCAGGACGTTACGGCGACTGCCTCGGTCAAAGCAGGCGCTGACCTGAGTATCCTGGATGCGACGTCAGTTACGTTCCCGGTGATTTACCAGGGACTGAAGGCGCAAAGTAACCAGGGCGTGTTGGTGGATGCTCCCGCCAGCGCCAATGGTCTGGTTGATTACAGCGCCCTGCGGTGGTCACTGACGCCAGGAACGCCCTACACGCAGACAGATGGCGACGATGGCGACAACAACCTGCAAGGCACAGATGGCGATGACGAATTGCAGGGGCGCGGCGGCAATGACTTGATTGCAGGCGGCGATGGCGCCGATACGATTATTGGCGGCGTTGGCGCGGATATCATGTTGGGCGGCAACGGCGATGACCGCTTCTTGATCGAAGGTCGAGACATCTACGCCGATCTGTTCATCGGCGGTGAGGGATATGACCGTATTGTTGGCGGTTCCGGCGACGATGTAGTGAGGCTGTCCACTTATGGCGTCTTTGCGCCTGAGTATGGCGATGAAGCCTCCGTGGAGGAAATCGACGGCGGCGCCGGTTATAACCTGATAGAAGGAACGGAAGGCGCGGATCGTATCGTGCTGACGCATACGCTGTTGAAGAATATCGCCAGAATCGATGGTCTGGGCGGCGACGACCTGATTGAAGGCAGCGCAGGCGCTGACCTGATTGTAGGCGGGCCGGGCGCGGACATTCTGAAAGGCGGCAAGGGTGACGATAGCTTTATGATTACCGCAGGCGATGCGGACGCTGACTCCATTGACGGAGGCGAAGGGATCGATCAGATCCTGGGCACGCCGGAGAATGATCTGATCCGACTGACGTCTGTCGCCAACATTGAGATGGTCGACGGACGCGGCGGGCAGGACAAGATCGTAGGCACGTATCAGAATGACCTGCTCGACTTCCGGGGCGCGACTTTGCTGGGGATCACTGAAATCAATGCGGGCTCTGGCGATGACGTGGTTTACGGAACTGCGGGCGCTGATGTAATAGTCGGCGAAGCCGGAGATGACCGTCTTTATGGCGGCGGCGGCAACGATCGATTTATTGTCCGCGGCGCCAGTCAGGCGGGAGACCGATTTGATGGCGGCGAAGGCTTTGACGTTCTGGAAGGCGGCGCCGGAGACGATGAGTTCAAGTTTGCATTGGTCAAATCAGGTGACCCTGAGAGCCAATTGGTCTCTATTGAGCGTATTGACGGCGGCGGCGGTCGTAACCTGATTACAGGAACCAAAGGCTATGGCACGACTGATTACCTGGATCTGAGTCAAATAGAGTTGGTTGGCATTACGTCAATAGATCTATATAGCGGTGATGACATTGTTATAGGCTCGTCGGGCGCAGATGTTATCAACGGCGATTCAGGCAATGATAGGTTGCATGGGCGTGGTGGAAATGATCATCTGAATGGCGGCTCAGCCAATGATGAGCTATATGGCGATGAAGGTGACGACTACCTGAATGGCGGCGCCGGTAATGACGTTATGTATGGCGGCTCTGACAATGACACCTTTGTGCTCAATGGCGGAGACGAAGGCGTGGATATCTTTATTGGCGGAGAAGGTTTTGATGTCATTCTCGGAACTGACGGCGATGACATGATTCGTATTCCCGCCCCCAAAGATGGTGACTCCAAGTCTGTGCTGGATGTGGAAAAAATCGATTTGGGTAAAGGGGGTAATCTCCTGATTGGCGCCGACGGATACAACGGAAATGATGCTCTCGACTTTAGTTCCGTGGAGTTGATTGGCGTGTCGCGTATAGAAACCCGGAATGGAGCGGATGTCGTGATAGGTTCCAGAGCCAGCGACTACATCGATGGCGGGCTGAGAGACGATCAGCTCCATGGTGGCGCAGGAGCTGATACCTTGATCGGAGGAAGGGGCAACGACAGACTTTATGGAGATGAGGGCGAGGACATCCTGCAAGGTGGCGAAGACGACGATTATTTGGAAGGCGGTCTTGACGCAGACGTCTATGTATTCAGTCCCAATGATGGATCAGACACTATCAATGATGTAAACGATGAGGGGCAAAACCGCATTGTTATCGTTGGTGGCGTGACGGCGGAACAGGTATGGTTCCGTCGGTCCGGCTCCTCATTGGTGGTGGAAATTCTGGGGTACGGGAAGAACGACAGGATGGTTATTGAGGGATGGTACGATGCGGCGGTTAAACCCGTTCGTGAGATTAAGCTTGATCAGGCGACCATTAGCGGAGATGACATATCCGCATTGGCGGACCTAATGTCAGGCTACTCCGCCCCCAGTTCCGGCCACCTTACTGTGTCGGACTCTGAGTGGGAGACCATCAAAGCCAGCATTAACGCGAAGTGGCGATAG
- a CDS encoding SMI1/KNR4 family protein — protein MKYEIKNSGRPVGMSRIEELEKRFSVKFPLQYLDYLKEYNGGHPEPDGFLFKDESDGSIVDRFFGVDVEEHSDLEHYFSVYRTRIPNYMFPIGRDPGGNLILIGVLGDKVGKIYFWDHEEEADGFPPDMSNIHFLADDLDEFLNGLYEIELD, from the coding sequence ATGAAATATGAAATTAAAAATAGCGGTAGACCCGTAGGGATGAGTCGAATTGAGGAGCTTGAAAAGCGGTTTTCAGTCAAGTTTCCTTTGCAATATTTGGATTATTTGAAGGAATATAACGGTGGCCATCCTGAGCCGGATGGTTTTCTTTTTAAAGATGAATCTGATGGCTCAATTGTTGATAGGTTTTTTGGAGTGGATGTTGAGGAACATAGCGACTTAGAACACTATTTTTCTGTTTACAGAACTCGTATTCCAAATTACATGTTTCCTATAGGCCGTGATCCGGGTGGAAATCTTATACTTATTGGAGTGTTGGGGGATAAAGTGGGAAAGATATATTTTTGGGATCACGAAGAGGAGGCTGATGGTTTTCCGCCTGATATGTCTAATATTCATTTTTTGGCAGATGACTTGGATGAATTTCTAAATGGCTTGTATGAAATAGAATTGGATTAA